The following proteins are encoded in a genomic region of Neospora caninum Liverpool complete genome, chromosome XI:
- a CDS encoding Kif18a protein, related, whose product MAALDGSVVSVLVRVRTPVDGSDRRRVISFRQAGPPKLAESDDSEPPAKGDELSLPSRASAAPHEEHQTTCAVVTLSQSAFGKGIGAAGQDGRDRCEPASRWGVRMPQDVEERKQGATKGAQKEILDRKGKCGKVHVFHVDGVLDEAATQEDAFRQAGLPAALAVLNGINASLIVFQCRATAVEIYCERLRDLLVAPAPRGPTLVLREDPQRGVLVAGLSERHVKSAEELLAVFHAALRRRRMRETPKNATSSRAHTVLSLHVETRTTTNDAAVTCCSSLHLVDLAGAERQTPQQEAPVSSVPSSSLWLSVAAVNEKRKEEKTLMEEACFINKSLSTLVAVIAEAASRRNHGEASSVSPRPPSFAPLGSASAPAQPSSISRHSWSLPSPTLSVLASSASVSSVSAPVPTSASTSSWAATSAALLSSTGSLQCWGQGTGSLASSLSSVCGDSAETIRQEPAAVSRQLQVPRDAGKQASLPRARDSKLTFLLKNALDGHARVILVATVSPLAVDFTATLATLQLTQKARRIRGTPVGHQEAVPRHAGFSPSLLEREIVRLRALLSRLQPSAPLHPPSPPFWSGSSLHLENAQRRLDTCCPACAPSLPPASEERRPEPEDNALSTACLSSVSALCTFDAEETTQRNPSSSLDASPLPSPSSSSLWKSDGAPDDPSVSALAAPRSSPFLATTPADSPPFAVSRFLFPSQKDRPEAGASADACEQGVAASDPDEEDRAAGENRGTEAASHRKRETQTQDGNGFRLHAVERFLLRGGGGSRGVSTPDSTTTEEREGRTAGGRKLLQGHEGRNRLSEVACDTLGGRKTLSEKAENSEEAAHRGGREGGAERGNRRAEVEGSEEGDEGAKLTMGPYRQNARWRRDKETSSSLVPLRTGRDQDECILRNGGETKSYRSTEREARRTGTLRRASKFACTAELTGEESGLGFLRFPPQLARVVQHLRRLKRERDRLSKRVQLLQSNAWAGIT is encoded by the exons ATGGCTGCTCTGGATGGCTCCGTTGTTTCTGTTCTAGTGCGTGTTCGCACACCTGTAGATGGAAGCGATCGAAGGCGGGTCATCAGCTTCCGACAAGCTGGTCCCCCTAAACTCGCAGAGTCGGACGACTCCGAACCTCCAGCAAAAGGAGATGAACTATCCCTGCCTTCCCGTGCCTCGGCTGCACCCCACGAAGAGCACCAGACCACCTGTGCCGTTGTCACCCTTTCTCAGTCTGCTTTTGGTAAAGGCATTGGCGCAGCTGGCCAAGACGGGAGAGATCGCTGTGAGCCCGCGTCTCGATGGGGTGTACGTATGCCGCAGGAtgtggaggagagaaagcagggCGCGACGAAAGGGGCACAAAAAGAGATCctagacagaaaaggaaagtgCGGAAAAGTGCACGTGTTTCACGTTGACGGGGTTCTGGATGAAGCAGCCACTCAAGAAGATGCCTTTCGACAAGCTGGACTTCCGGCGGCACTGGCTGTCCTCAACGGTATCAATGCCTCTCTGATTGT gtTCCAGTGCCGCGCAACCGCCGTGGAGATTTACTGCGAACGCCTGCGGGATCTCCTTGTCGCTCCGGCGCCCCGTGGACCC ACGCTCGTCCTGCGAGAAGACCCGCAGCgcggcgtcctcgtcgcAGGCCTCAGCGAAAGGCACGTGAAGTCGGCTGAGGAgctcctcgccgttttccacGCCGCTCTCCGCCGCAGGCGAATGCGGGAAACACCCAAAAACGCAACGAGCTCCAGAGCACAcaccgtcctctctctccacgtcgaGACACGGACA ACTACCAACGACGCTGCCGTCACCTGttgctcgtctctccacctaGTCGACCTCGCCGGCGCAGAGCGGCAAACTCCCCAGCAGGAagcccctgtctcctccgttccctcttcgtctttgtgGCTTTCCGTGGCGGCTGTtaacgaaaaaaggaaggaagaaaaaacactAATGGAGGAG GCCTGCTTCATCAACAAGAGTCTCAGCACACTCGTAGCTGTGATTGCGGAGGCTGCCAGTCGCCGAAATCATGGCGaagcttcttctgtttcgccgCGTCCGCCTTCGTTTGCTCCTCTGGGTTCAGCCTCTGCCCCTGCTCAGCCCTCCTCGATATCGAGGCATTCCTGGTCTCTGCCGTCACCTACTCTGTCTGTTCTCGCGTCATCCGCTTCagtttcttccgtttcggcCCCGGTTCCGACCTCTGCTTCCACTTCCTCGTGGGCCGCGACTTCGGCGGCTCTTTTGTCTTCTACAGGATCGCTGCAGTGCTGGGGACAGGGGACAGGCTCTCtggcgtcttccctctcgagtgtctgcggagacagcgcggaaACAATCCGACAGGAACCCGCTGCCGTCAGTCGCCAGTTGCAGGTTCCGAGAGATGCTGGAAAACAGGCTTCGTTGCCGAGGGCGCGAGACTCGAAACTCACATTTCTCCTCAAAAACGCTCTG GACGGGCACGCACGAGTTATTTTGGTGGCTACCGTGAGCCCCTTGGCGGTTGACTTCACCGCGACGCTGGCGACTCTCCAACTGACTCAAAAGGCTCGCCGAATCAG AGGGACGCCCGTGGGACACCAGGAAGCAGTTCCGCGACAcgccggcttctcgccgtctctgttgGAGCGCGAAATCGTccgccttcgcgctctcctttcgcgtttgcagccttctgcgcctctgcaTCCGCCAAGTCCGCCTTTCTGGTcgggctcttctctccacctggAGAATGCGCAAAGAAGGCTTGATACCTGCTGTCCTGcctgcgcgccttcgcttcccccAGCttcagaggaaagaaggccaGAGCCCGAAGACAACGCGCTCTCCACTGCATGCCTCTCGTCCGTGTCCGCGCTCTGTACTttcgacgcggaagagacaacACAGAGAAACCCGAGCTCCTCTTTAGACGCTTCGCCcttgccgtctccttcctcgtcttctctgtggaAGTCCGACGGCGCGCCGGATGATCCCTCAGTTTCTGCTCttgcggcgcctcgctcgtctccgtttctggcGACAACACCCGCTGATTCCCCGCCTTTCGcggtctctcgctttctctttccgtcccAGAAGGATCGCCCCGAGGCCGGGGCTTCCGCGGACGCGTGCGAGCAAGGCGTGGCCGCTTCAGACCCcgatgaagaagacagagcggcAGGAGAGAATCGCGGAACTGAAGCTGCCAGCCACCGAAAACGGGAGACCCAGACACAGGACGGGAACGGCTtccggctgcatgcagtcgaaCGGTTTCTTCTGCGGGGAGGGGGCGGCAGCCGGGGAGTCTCCACGCCAGACAGCACCACCaccgaagaacgcgaggggaGGACAgcgggagggagaaagctTCTCCAAGGgcacgaaggaagaaaccgtCTTTCTGAAGTAGCCTGCGACACGTTGGGCGGCAGGAAAACCCTTAgcgaaaaagcagagaacagcgaggaagcggcgcacCGTGGAGGACGTGAAGGAGGCGCCGAACGAGGAAACCGCAGAGCAGAAGTGGAgggcagcgaagaaggcgacgagggagCGAAGCTCACCATGGGGCCGTACAGACAGAACGCGAGATGGCGTCGGGATAAGGAGACGAGCAGTTCTCTGGTCCCTCtaagaacaggaagagaccaAGATGAGTGCATCCTGCGCAACGGAGGCGAAACGAAGAGTTACAGaagcacggagagagaagcacgaaGAACCGGTACTCTGCGAAGAGCGTCCAaatttgcatgcacagcaGAGCTGacgggggaagagagcggtTTGGGGTTTTTGAGATTTCCGCCGCAACTCGCGCGCGTTGTGCAGCACCTGCGCCGGCtcaagagagagcgcgatCGTCTTTCGAAACGCGTTCAGCTTCTTCAG TCGAACGCCTGGGCGGGAATAACGTAG